The DNA segment TGATTACATGATTAAATGTGAGGGAAACTCTAAAAGCCACCACGCCATTCGAAACCAGAGCATTAATGCAAGTCATTCAAGGAATTAGAGTTGTGATCAAAATTGGCGCCTGAGTCTTACAAGTCAAATACAGCTTCTTTTCTGTTATATTCACGTTAACGCAAGGAAAATCATTCAAACAGGCACTTTCCATTCCCACTCAAAGTCAGTCATTCTGACACCAGTTAAAGGGATTTCATTCGTAAAGCTGAGCCTGCGTTTAAATTTCCAGACATCAATTAGGTTTCCTCAACATTTGGCAAGTGATGTGGATGGAAACATGTGCATAGATATCATCTCTATGCATGCTTCCGTCCACACCACTTGCCTATTGCTAAATCCGGAATATTCATTATGTGATGAACGCTGCGTAATGTAGACCTGCCTAAGGGCTCTTACCGTTAATTTTTTGTGACTGAAGAATTGTCATTGATCTTCTACACTCTTGCTGAGCATAGCAGCATTATTACAAACACATGTACATTGACACGATAAGTTAGTTACAAAATCTTTGAAAGCACAAAAAGTATGACAAAACAACTTTTGAGATAGTAAAAACTTTCATAATTTGTCTAGAAATCAGAAATTACAGACCTTCTTAGCAGTTCTCAGATCCAATTCGATGTAAGCATTCACCAGACTTTTTGGCTGATTATATACTGTTGGATGATACACTTCCCTTATCATGCCTAAAGCTTCAGCAAAGGAATAAACAGGCCTCTTGTAATCCTTCAGGAACCACACATTGTCTGGAGGTTCTGTTAGCAACTCATCATTCACTCTCGGAGAGACAACAACACCTTTGGTTTTTGTTCTGAGAAAAAACGTAGGATAATGAAATGCAATCTGCTTGAAAAAGGCACAACGTGACAGaatagaaaaaacaattatGGTGATGAAAAATGACCAGAATTGTCCAGATAAATCGTGAGTTACAAATGCAGTCACAGAAGGGGAGGAAATTACCCCTCTGTCTTTCCTCACTTGTGATGCTGACAccgcaagaaaaaaaactatgtacagcatttcgacggtgaaagtgcAGGAATGCGTTTCTTATTCGTGGTGTTTCACTCtctgctctcattttattttattagagGAGAAATAATCAATTGTactgcatgaaatttttatggTATATTCTTTGAACACATATGAAAAACTAGGGCAGTCTCTGAGAAATGATGCTGAGAATTTTttgtacttaaaaaataaagtgagtattacaggaagtctgcaactgtCACAAATAAAGGTAtgtattcttgaaatttcatcatcacTTTGGAAACAACAGTGCATCACTTTGAATCAGTATGGATTCTGCATTTAGTTAGAGAAAGACAAGGATGCTTAGACTTGAGGTGATTCATTACGGTTTCTGGCAAAGTCAAACTATATAACTCATCGACTGTGTCAAAAATCTAGgcaaattttaccaattttttggtttagaacAATTTTTTAACCTCATGCATGCGCAGGGGCTACTGTCCTTTTTTAGCTaaaaaaatctgccaagatttttaagattttgtaTATAATCGATGCAATATATGGAACATTAGTTTGACCACACCAGAAATAGTgatgaatcaccttaagctATTCCAAGATGTCTGATTCCACATACTTAGTCAAAGAGGATGCAAAGGCACCTTTTTAGCCAACTGACTTCTTCAACCATTCTTGTTCCAAGTCAGGTTAAAGGGTTCGTGAGAGTGATTCTTACCCATCATTATCAAAAAActaaacatttgaaattttcccttCCTAGCAGTGCTTGAAGTtctaattttatgttttacacaaaaaattagaaggtaCATACATGGGTGTAGTTAAAGAACCCCCACCCCCGAGAACTGGTGGCCTCTTTCAGAAAAGACTCGATTATATGTAGCCGCTAAGTACTAGTTGACTATTGCGCGAAGGTGAATAGGTCCTTGCCCTTCCTTCACagatattttttcagctacacCTATGAGTACATGGCATTAGATACTTGTGAAACTTTTAAATACTAACGAGTCTGAATTCATGATACCAATGcagtataaagaaaaaaaaaaaatttctctaaatTATCTCTGATCTGAGAGTTGCTCGCTCGCTTGTGGAAGACTTCTCTCGAACCTCTCTTCGTTTCAACTCGGTAAATGCCTGCATGAAATGAAGATGGAGCCAACTGCATGTTAATCTGGCTGAGGCTTGTCAGGAGCCATTCAGGTTTAAAAgtttaatgggggggggggatatatATTTAAGTATTATTGATGTTTAGTCTCCTCTTGTTTACTTTGTCTCCTTCTTTGTTTACTCTCCTCTCTTGGTGGTCTATTGAGTCATGTTCAAACTACGTTCTCTTATAGTATTCTTTGTTATGTTTGCCATCTTGTTGAATCTTGAAgtatcttttatttttgttgggGTCTTTAGCCTTTAAAttgtgaaataaataaataaattgggAAAGTGTTGAAAACCTAATTTTCCAAGGTATCTCAACACCATTCATCATATCCCAGTTTAAATGCTAAGGTAGTGAATCCTTGATTATGTGTACTGTTGATCATCAGATAAGAGGGTTCTTCTCAAATCAAATATAGACATAACAAGATACCCACTCAAGTACGTGTGGGGGACTCACTTTTTGATGGGCATCCATGGTTGTTTGATCACTTCTTTCttgactttctttttttctttccgctcTCTCGTTCCCTTACGAGCTCGAAAGCGCTGCTGCATCGGTGACAAGTTTGAAACAACTAATCTAGGTGATTGACTGAGTCGACTTATGTTCTGCAGTAAAAGTGCCATTGAAAATCTGAAGCAAAAAGAGAAGATATGGTAAGTGTATTAAATGTGCCATTTTACTTATCAACAAACACACAGCGCCAAATTAGATGGCCCCTCATACAGGACTCTCAAAGGATTTTGGctacttttatttttgcaatgaaaccaatcataaaaaacaaagtaaaaatcaGGAAGTCCGCTAACTCATTAGTTTTGATCTATTGGCAAATCATGTGGGGCTTGAAAAGCCTAGATCACAAATATGTTTGAGTTTGAAAAGATGATGATATCCAAGACAACTTTACTACCACAAACGGATACCCACAAACACAGGGAATATCACAATAAAGAGAGCATCAAATGATGAGGCCGACTTCAAGAGTGAGAGCACGTAGTGCAACAATCCGGATACCatccaaattttcaaactagTCCAATACGACTAAAAAACTAGGTAGTCCAAAACTAGTTGGCACAAAAGAgctgaaacatttcaaaattctgaAGTGATCtgattagaaaaatttcatatgaaaaaaatagattCTGCAAAGTATTTCATAATGCCGTAGGGAGTGTTTTGTTCAGAATCCTGCAATGGCAAAGTCTACTCCTTCTTTAGCAAAGTCTACGCAGGCCTTGTTGAGACATTGGTGCGAATGAATTCTAGAGGTTACTTACTTCAGGAAAAGGTGTAATAAAAAAGGCTGAGACTTACAGGAATAAGCTGTATAAAATTAAGTGACAAACAAGTGAGTAAAAACAGAAAACACTAGAGTTTTGAAACTAACGACGGCGAGCACTCCGGAAAAAGTTTAGTCGTTAAGTCGTTTGAGGTTAGTTGTCTCTTGTTGTTATCACATGGCTCCCCTCCACCCCTCCACCCCACTCCTCTGACCTCTCTTATCACCTCAACGTTGCCAACGTTGCTTTGTTTATTATTTCCTAACCTATAAAATGTTACACCTTTATTGCAAAGGTAGATTGCCTCGGGTCAAAGGCTTGGACGAATAGAACCCATACAATCGTGTAAAAACCGAAGTATAAACTGACAGGTCCTTCTCAGTATTTCAAACAGTGTATTCCTTCCTAacaattattcattttcacgTTTCAATGAGTGTCATTCACCCAGTACGGAGGAAAGTTGACGTTCAAAGATTTGGAGATTTTCACTTTGAATTTCACACCGGCCTGTTAAATTTGCCTTCCTTCTCCTTTAGGTTGACACCGGATTTGCTTGAATGGTATGACGTGTGATTTAATCTTCAAGCCTCAATGAAGCTTTGGCCGCAATGGAGCCAAGTATGTACCGTGTTGGTTTAATTTGATTCCAAGAAACTTAAATGTCCTCAAAAGTTCCAGGTTTGGTGAAGCTCAGCTTTGTTCAGACTCAGTTTAGTGCATCTTTTACCAGCAACCTTCCGGTCCTTAACGATCAATGCTGATCTCCTGTCATTCTTTGTTTGCCATCAAAATACTTTGATGAGGGATCAAAGCTGGCCGCATCATTATCCTGAAAATTGCACTCCAGGAGAGAAATGATTAGCTTAATACCAAAGTTACTACGTCGGAGACGTAATTTTCTATTTCTCCTCTGTTTACTTGCTATTGCCCATTTTTTTGGTGCTTTTACACATCCATTTGAATTAGATTATCACACTACCTTCTCCTACCCTTTAGATATTGATATTAAACCATGTGTAAATAATTTAAAGACCAAAATACCTAGTAAATGTCCTATTATTAATTCCTACAATTACTCTTATCTGTCTAGCTGTGAATCAAAATGTCAGACAGTGAATGGCAACCTTTTGAGATTAGTTTACATTGTCAAATCAAAACTAGACAATTTTGAACAAAGAGCAGCAATCCGCAAATCATGGGGCTTTGAGAAACGATTCTCTGATGTGCCAATAAGAACTGTTTTCATATTGGGTGTCGAAGAAACTAAATCAACTTTGCAAAAGAAAGTAGAAGAGGAATCTAAAATTCACAATGACATCGTGCAAGCTGACTTTATTGATACTTATTTCAATAATACTATTAAAACTATGATGGGTATTCAATGGGCTGTCAGATTCTGTAAAAATTCTAAGTTCTACTTCTTCAGTGATGATGACATGTATGTATCAACCAAAAATGTCCTTAGATTCATAAGGAACCCTGTAAATTACCCCGATTATCTAGAAAATCCTattatttctttgcaaaaagtcaGGCGTGAAAAAAGGAATATTGGTAGTCAGATGAGTTCTAGTGTggaaggagaaaaaacttcCTTTCATGATCAAATTTCTAGTTCATTCAATAGTTTAACTACCCGAAACTTAAAGCAAGTGCTTGACTTTGAACTGCCTGATGATGTCAAACTATTTGCCGgctatgtatttttttcatctccCCATAGACATTATCCTAGTAAATGGTACGTTACTCTAGCAGAGTATCCATTCCACATGTGGCCACCTTATGTCACAGCTGGCTCCTATGTTTTGTCGTTTAATGCCTTGACGGATCTATATTTTGCAAGCTTTTTCACAAAGCATTTTCGCTTTGATGATATATATTTAGGACTGTTGGCTAAGAAAATGGATCTAGAGCCATTCCACTGTGACGagtttcatttttacaaaaaagcctACAACCATTTCAACTATAGATATGTAATCACATCCCACGGTTATGATGACCCTGATGAATTGTTGAAAGTTTGgaatgagcaaaaatctgcaggaaatgcttgaaaattgtctaaaattttttaatatcgGCTGTGTCATCTTAGATTACTTCGAAAACTCTTTTTTTCTATGTTACCTGTATATTAGTCAGAATACGGTCTTCAAGTTTCTTCATAAGGTATATTTCACTTAATCCTAAATTAGTATCTCAACATATTAAAATTTAGACGATTAGTGACATTTTAGACAGGGTCTTTGATAATGGGTTACTTTATATTCTCAACAGTGTATAATTGTAACAGTAACAGTTTTAAGTTTCATATTCGAAGTTATTAGTTTGGGAGAGTAAATCAGCAGTTCCGAACCATTTTACTATGGACTGAAAATGATCTGAAGACATCTGTAATTCTCTTCacaaatgattgaaattggcaaGAGCAATTCAGTTACAAGTTGTCTATGGCTCAAACAATTGCGATTAGGAACTGTAAGGATGGAGAGTATAAGGGTGTATCTATCAAGATTTGTCGCTGAATTGCTTCACtgcccaaaaaaatttcattttaataagTGCTAAGTAACCCCTAGCAATGAAAAGCAGCAATAAAGAGGATACTTTTAAGATGGTTTTGAAAGTCATTAAGATAATATTCAAAATGTTCtaaaaaatacaattctagccgTGGAAGAGCCCTCATGCATTTTAAGCAGCTAAAAAATGTGATAAGTTTTTCTGCAATGCCAAGTATTAATATTTGTCAGATAGTGTATTATTAAGAATTTCTCCACTCCCAAATATTACCTCTGTATGCTTGCATGCTTGCACGTAAGGAAGGTGCGTAATTCTTGTCCAAAAGTATCAAATTCATGTCTAATTTTTACTTAATAAATCTCCAAATACTAAACTAATGGCCCTTCCACTTCAATCAAATCTTGAATTTACCATTTAGCATTTTTTAGATGATAAGCTACAATTAGTCATTGATCTAATCCATCCTGGTCCATTTATTAAGGTTTTACTCTTGATTTTCTGGATCTAACAATTGTATAATTACTTGCATGTATCTCTTTAATCTCTTCTTTTGCGACTGTGATGCTGTGTTGCTGCATGTTTCATCACTCATAATAGAATGCTTATGCCTATCTAGATCTATATTCAGAGAGAGTTAGTTATTTTGCAGAATAGGGGGCTCTAGTTACTGAAACGATGGACCAAAAAAGTTCATCAtctattacaaaaaaataaatataaaaactaTGCTTTCGCTTAAGGTCATAATAGCAGTTAAGTTTCTGGTAGCAGTCAAGTGTGAATATTTGAAACTAATGTGCCTTTTTCATAGTGGCAGAGAATAGGAGTTTGCTCAAACACTCGAAAAACATAccagttttacttttttcttcagaGTTATTTTACACAGTGTGCTACCAGGGAGTCACATTTTTGGtcttttttaagattttgtgaaaattatgTAAGGTCCCATCTCGCAGATGGCATCAATCAAATGTGAAAAACTTTCCTCTGGCATTTAAcaagagccaaaaatattgtcGCCTTCTTGCTTTATAGCTATTTTCTAAACTTTATGTTCAATGCCTATTTTTTGCTACCTTacaacgagatttttttctcttcttagtACTCTGTACCTTGTACTTAAGTCTCAATCACTGTATCCTTTCGCTTTCACACTGCAAGGCCTAATCATGAAGGAGTAGAAGTGTCCTTAATAACCATTTAGCTTTCTAGATATTTAAGTCAGTGCCTATCAAACCtcatttttactttgttttttgtttttcattttttctcttttgctttCAGCTTTATAATTCCTATCTCCACATAAGAATCGCAGCCCAAAGTTT comes from the Bemisia tabaci chromosome 7, PGI_BMITA_v3 genome and includes:
- the brn gene encoding beta-1,3-galactosyltransferase brn, with the protein product MISLIPKLLRRRRNFLFLLCLLAIAHFFGAFTHPFELDYHTTFSYPLDIDIKPCVNNLKTKIPSKCPIINSYNYSYLSSCESKCQTVNGNLLRLVYIVKSKLDNFEQRAAIRKSWGFEKRFSDVPIRTVFILGVEETKSTLQKKVEEESKIHNDIVQADFIDTYFNNTIKTMMGIQWAVRFCKNSKFYFFSDDDMYVSTKNVLRFIRNPVNYPDYLENPIISLQKVRREKRNIGSQMSSSVEGEKTSFHDQISSSFNSLTTRNLKQVLDFELPDDVKLFAGYVFFSSPHRHYPSKWYVTLAEYPFHMWPPYVTAGSYVLSFNALTDLYFASFFTKHFRFDDIYLGLLAKKMDLEPFHCDEFHFYKKAYNHFNYRYVITSHGYDDPDELLKVWNEQKSAGNA